A genomic region of Metopolophium dirhodum isolate CAU chromosome 1, ASM1992520v1, whole genome shotgun sequence contains the following coding sequences:
- the LOC132943653 gene encoding KRAB-A domain-containing protein 2-like: MSERFYTELNELLLLKDGKKKKKTSRDYWMLQRYDILVVQQIKKLIFPVNADGKILFYVNEEELYEILKTTHESIGHGGRDRMISELSRKYKNITRCDVEVFLQLCEPCQQKQKGVKKGVVVDLIDFQSHPDGKYKFILVYQDHLTKFIILKPLEYKRAEEVAFNLIDIFTLIGAPSILQSDNGREFSNNIVSNLKDMWPVERANQDVENMLTTWMQTEKNSHRSQGLRFIQLMKNRALHSGIKMSPYEALFGCKVKVGLSTSNLPKEVVDNLENEEQLLEIFEKNELQYDDPILPDNSNHYENIQENSIQDTIPTIQSNNANAMDNRRKAKENLENQAVKMKTWSDKKLKPAEVGATVRVPVPDVDKGRGDARNILAVVIEVTVDGYYRLGTKEGLLKSLYSRSQFSICQKNLITIDQVPRENTFALRTIATQQSTGTGQGFIKCTCKTKCQSKKYFVVFLGVVKSGTSKFGVPKNMMNVWENIIGCPLNKNSRVCANHFKPSDITSTWESGNGSSQISVLLLDLFKKESLLALNLLNSMVTGDNMRIA, from the exons atgtctgaACGTTTCTATACCGAATTAA ACGAGTTACTGCTGCTTAAAGAtggtaaaaagaaaaagaaaacatCACGTGATTACTGGATGCTTCaaag ATACGACATTCTGGttgtacaacaaataaaaaaattaatttttcctgtAAATGCTGAtggcaaaatattattttatgttaacgaAGAGGAACTTTATGAAATTCTAAAAACTACACATGAATCAATTGGTCATGGTGGTCGTGACAGGATGATTTCTGAACTttcaagaaaatataaaaatattactcggTGTGATGTAGAGGTTTTTTTACAGTTATGTGAACCATGTCAACAGAAACAAAAAGGCGTTAAAAAAGGAGTAGTG GTTGACCTCATTGATTTTCAGTCACACCCAgatggaaaatataaatttatattagtataccaAGACCACCTTACCAAATTTATAATTCTTAAGCCACTTGAATATAAACGAGCAGAGGAAGTAGCATTCAACCTCATAGATATTTTTACGCTAATAGGAGCTCCATCAATCCTACAATCTGATAACGGACGTGAATTCTCAAATAACATAGTTTCTAACTTAAAAGACATGTGGCCTGTTGAAAGAGCGAATCAAGACGTCGAGAATATGCTTACAACATGGAtgcaaacagaaaaaaattctcatCGGAGTCAAGGATTAAGATTCAttcaattaatgaaaaatagggCATTACATTCTGGGATTAAGATGTCACCATATGAGGCATTATTTGGTTGTAAAGTCAAGGTTGGGCTTAGTACATCAAATTTACCGAAAGAAGTAGTCGACAATTTAGAAAATGAAGAACAATTActagaaatatttgaaaaaaatgaacttCAATATGATGATCCAATACTTCCCGATAATAGCAATCATTATGAAAATATCCAAGAAAATTCAATTCAAGATACAATTCCTACAATTCAATCAAATAACGCGAATGCCATGGATAATCGAAGAAAGGCTAAAGAAAATCTTGAAAATCAGGCAGTTAAAATGAAAACATGGTCAGATAAAAAACTTAAACCGGCTGAAGTAGGTGCTACAGTTAGAGTTCCAGTTCCCGATGTGGACAAAGGTCGCGGAGATGCTCGAAATATTTTAGCTGTTGTTATAGag gTAACAGTTGATGGGTATTATAGATTAGGGACTAAGGAAGGgcttttaaaatctttatattcAAGGTCTCAATTTTCAATatgccaaaaaaatttaataacaattgacCAAGTTCCAAGAGAAAATACATTTGCTTTACGCACAATTGCAACTCAACAATCTACAGGAACTGGACAAGGTTTTATAAAATGCACATGCAAGACAAAGTGTCaatccaaaaaatattt TGTTGTGTTCCTGGGTGTAGTTAAAAGTGGTACATCTAAATTTGGTGTACCTAAAAATATGATGAATGTTTGGGAAAATATTATTGGGTGTCCTTTAAACAAGAATTCAAGAGTTTGTGCAAACCACTTTAAACCTAGTGATATTACATCAACATGGGAGTCTGGTAATGGTAGTAGCCAAATCTCG gtacttctTTTAGATTTGTTTAAGAAAGAAAGTCTTTTAGCTCTCAATTTATTGAATTCAATGGTCACTGGAGACAATATGCGAAttgcttaa
- the LOC132935684 gene encoding plastin-3-like, whose amino-acid sequence MSKVSNYVKALNGSANVAAADDELKEQFSKIDKNGDGTIDLSELQEALDLCGFKLPAWKVRKMIEDYDGKRTETKGKLVFSEFKKLCSDLKAGEVASSFKQVVSKKENLETLGGMSDASSEGTTHSVRLEEQLAFSDWINSNLSNDPDLKHLLPIECEGKNLYEKVIDGILLCKVINHSCPDTIDERAINKETNKSNLTVYKKLENLTLALVSSQSIGCNIVNIDAHDLAKGKPHLVLGLLWQIIRIGLFNQITLENCPGLATLLQDGEKIEELIKLSPEAILLRWVNYHLNRAGVSRQCHNFQNDITDSEIYTYLMKQIAPLDSDVDMSALMEPDLNKRADIMLQQAAKLGCRSFVTPVDVVNGVYKLNLAFVANLFNNHPGLDKPEGEIAGLESIEETREEKTYRNWMNSMGVAPHVNWLYSDLADGLIIFQLYDIIKPGIVNWSKVHRKFSKLRKFMEKLENCNYAVELGRQLKFSLVGIAGQDLNDGNATLTLALIWQLMRAYTLSVLTQLAKTGSPMIEKEIVTWVNNKLQNANKSSTLRGFQDHALADGRIVIDLIDAIKPGTINYDVVKEGGDAEDNLANAKYAISMARKTGARVYALPEDITEVKPKMVMTLFACLMAIDYVPYMAVTGKSDS is encoded by the exons ATGTCTAAGGTCTCAAACTACGTCAAGGCACTCAACGGCAGCGCGAACGTCGCTGCGGCCGACGACGAGCTCAAGGAACAATTTTCCAAG attgataAAAATGGAGATGGAACTATTGATCTTTCAGAACTACAAGAGGCTCTAGATTTATGTGGTTTTAAGTTACCTGCATGGAAAGTTCGAAAAATGATTGAAGATTATGATGGTAAAAGAACTGAAACAAAAGGAAAACTTGtattttcagaatttaaaaag CTATGTTCAGACTTAAAAGCAGGAGAAGTTGCTAGCTCATTTAAACAAGTTGTTTCTAAAAAAGAAAACTTAGAAACTTTAGGTGGTATGTCTGATGCATCAAGTGAAGGAACAACACATTCTGTACGTTTAGAAGAACAGCTTGCATTTTCTGATTGGATCAATAGTAACTTGAGTAATGATCCTGACCTAAAGCATTTACTTCCAATAGAATGTGAAGGgaaaaatttgtatgaaaaGGTCATAGATGGAATTTTGCTCTG cAAAGTTATTAATCATTCTTGTCCCGATACAATTGATGAAAGGGCAATTAataaagaaacaaataaaaGCAACCTTACTGTTtacaaaaaattggaaaatttaaCATTAGCACTAGTTTCCAGTCAATCTATTGGTtgtaatattgtgaatattGATGCTCATGATCTTGCTAAAGGAAAACCACATTTAGTCCTTGGTTTACTCTGGCAAATTATTagg ataggattgtttaatcaaataacTCTTGAAAACTGTCCTGGGTTAGCTACATTGTTACAAGATggagaaaaaattgaagagcTTATAAAACTATCTCCAGAAGCAATACTTCTTAGATGGGTTAACTACCATTTGAATCGTGCTGGAGTTTCaag ACAGTGCCATAATTTCCAAAATGATATAACTGATTCAGAAATATACACATACCTTATGAAGCAAATTGCACCACTTGATTCTGATGTTGATATGTCTGCGTtaatg GAACCGGATTTGAACAAAAGAGCAGATATAATGTTGCAGCAAGCAGCTAAGTTAGGCTGTCGAAGTTTTGTTACACCTGTTGATGTCGTGAAtggtgtatacaaattaaatcttGCATTTGTTGCTAATTTGTTTAACAATCATCCAGGATTAGACAAACCCGAAGGAGAAATTGCAGGATTAGAATCGATTGAAGAAACAAGAGAAGAAAAaa catACAGAAATTGGATGAATTCTATGGGTGTTGCACCTCATGTTAATTGGCTTTATTCAGATTTAGCAGATGGTCTCATCATTTTtcaattgtatgatattattaaaccaGGAATTGTTAATTGGTCCAAAGTACAcag AAAATTTTCTAAACTGCGAAAATTtatggaaaaattggaaaattgcAACTATGCTGTTGAGTTGGGTCGTCAACTAAAGTTTTCGTTAGTTGGTATTGCTGGACAAGATTTAAATGATGGAAATGCAACACTTACATTAG ctTTAATTTGGCAACTAATGCGTGCATATACTTTATCAGTCTTAACTCAACTTGCTAAGACTGGAAGTCCGATGATCGAAAAAGAAATTGTTACCTGGGTTAACAACAAGTTACAAAATGCCAATAAATCTTCAACTTTAAGAGGATTCCAAGATCATGCATTAGCTGATGGCCGAATtgttattgatttaattgatgCAATAAAACCAGGCACCATTAATTATGATGTAGTTAAAGAGGGTGGTGATGCtgag gataattTAGCAAATGCTAAGTATGCAATATCAATGGCCAGAAAGACGGGTGCTAGAGTGTATGCTTTACCAGAAGATATTACTGAAGTAAAACCAAAAATGGTAATGACACTCTTTGCGTGTCTTATGGCTATAGATTATGTTCCTTACATGGCTGTTACTGGAAAATCAGACTCGTAa